A region of Arabidopsis thaliana chromosome 5, partial sequence DNA encodes the following proteins:
- a CDS encoding hypothetical protein (DUF674) (Protein of unknown function (DUF674); CONTAINS InterPro DOMAIN/s: Protein of unknown function DUF674 (InterPro:IPR007750); BEST Arabidopsis thaliana protein match is: Protein of unknown function (DUF674) (TAIR:AT5G01130.1); Has 1807 Blast hits to 1807 proteins in 277 species: Archae - 0; Bacteria - 0; Metazoa - 736; Fungi - 347; Plants - 385; Viruses - 0; Other Eukaryotes - 339 (source: NCBI BLink).) encodes MAKSSEEPKFSLRLIVDEEKNKVVLAEACRDFVDVLFSLLTLPMGTIVRLLENHRKSEPVTLGCFNNLYRSVVDMGSDCFETEACKQMLVYPKSVKDLQCKRLKLNINPTEDIKCFKCSSYCGLYSNFSTSKCRCGKFMNEEIQLENEEQDLGRFQDDDNGVFVSGRCSFVLTDDLEVSVKSTELVLNKLKSLGCADVGKLGERLLDIGVKEVLTLLGCIFSSNAPLKDIFLNKKITQGATKFYKSQSPCLEKKEDEAEPEKVVTLKAFVRKQDMKILFVECGEEFVELLFSFIAVPLESAWEISGSSISLGCIGNMCRTFRDLNEETQMSTSTCALPSFYNFQMQLPGIITQQPPVYYRYRLYDYRQMNYGLTTNGNRTTYYRKDRIVRVDLKDPKSRGSDKSAQGFLKKATKCTVLDDLTITSMNSCSTVCLLKKLQSHADDLEVQVISISNAEALDLLRASLVTSSALSTTLWNLIAKKLKEETDLWDTVSKKVKEET; translated from the exons ATGGCTAAAAGTAGTGAGGAGCCTAAGTTTTCTTTGAGACTTAttgttgatgaagagaaaaacaagGTTGTTTTGGCTGAAGCTTGTAGGGATTTTGTTGATGTACTCTTCAGCCTTCTGACACTTCCAATGGGAACCATTGTCAGATTGCTTGAGAATCATCGAAAATCTGAGCCAGTAACTCTGGGCTGTTTTAACAATCTCTATAGAAGTGTTGTGGACATGGGCAGTGATTGTTTTGAGACTGAAGCTTGTAAGCAGATGCTTGTGTATCCGAAGAGTGTGAAAGACCTCCAGTGCAAAAGGCTTAAGCTCAACATAAACCCTACTGAGGACATCAAGTGTTTTAAGTGCTCAAGTTACTGCGGCTTGTACAGTAATTTCAGCACCTCTAAATGTCGTTGCGGAAAATTTATGAACGAGGAGATTCAGTTAGAAAACGAGGAACAAGATTTAGGCCGGTTtcaagatgatgataatggaGTATTTGTCAGCGGTAGGTGTTCATTCGTCTTAACCGATGACTTGGAAGTGTCAGTCAAGTCCACTGAACTTGTCTTGAATAAGCTCAAATCCTTAGGTTGTGCTGATGTTGGTAAGCTCGGTGAAAGGCTTCTTGATATTGGTGTGAAAGAG GTACTGACTCTGCTGGGATGTATATTCTCCTCAAATGCTCCCTTAAAGGACATTTTCTTGAACAAGAAGATTACACAAGGTGCGACGAAGTTTTACAAATCGCAAAGTCCATgtttggagaaaaaagaagatgaagcagaacCTGAAAAGGTAGTAACTTTGAAAGCATTTGTGAGGAAGCAGGACAtgaagattttatttgttgaatGCGGAGAGGAATTTGTTGagcttcttttctcttttattgctGTCCCGCTTGAATCTGCATGGGAAATCTCTGGCAGCAGTATCTCCTTAGGTTGCATAGGAAACATGTGTAGAACCTTCAGGGACTTAAATGAGGAGACTCAAATGTCAACTTCCACATGCGCACTTCCGTCTTTCTATAATTTCCAGATGCAACTGCCTGGTATTATCACTCAACAACCTCCGGTGTACTACCGTTACAGGCTCTACGATTACAGGCAAATGAACTATGGTTTGACTACAAACGGTAATCGAACTACTTATTACCGCAAAGACAGAATCGTTCGGGTGGATTTGAAGGATCCCAAATCCCGTGGCAGCGATAAGTCTGCTCAGGGGTTCTTGAAGAAAGCGACAAAGTGTACTGTATTAGATGATCTGACCATTACATCTATGAACTCCTGCTCCACAGTTTGTTTACTAAAGAAGTTGCAGAGTCACGCAGACGATCTAGAGGTGCAAGTAATTAGTATCAGCAATGCAGAG GCTTTGGATTTGTTGAGAGCTTCCTTGGTGACATCCTCTGCTTTGAGCACGACATTATGGAATTTGATTGCTAAGAAACTGAAGGAGGAGACTGATTTATGGGACACGGTTTCAAAGAAAGTGAAGGAAGAGACTTGA
- a CDS encoding hypothetical protein (DUF674) (Protein of unknown function (DUF674); CONTAINS InterPro DOMAIN/s: Protein of unknown function DUF674 (InterPro:IPR007750); BEST Arabidopsis thaliana protein match is: Protein of unknown function (DUF674) (TAIR:AT5G01150.1); Has 1807 Blast hits to 1807 proteins in 277 species: Archae - 0; Bacteria - 0; Metazoa - 736; Fungi - 347; Plants - 385; Viruses - 0; Other Eukaryotes - 339 (source: NCBI BLink).) — MAQSSTEPKFSLRLIIDEEKNKVVLAEAGTIVRLLAKHRKSDPVTIGCLRNLYTSVVDMELDDFETDACKQMLLYPKNIREAQYRNFKLNIDTNESLKCFGCRFFSICRMCSNFNTSLCKCGKLMNEEISFLEYEENDVEGVFMRDKSSFIITDDLRLTDDSTSSLLQTLKDLGCADVSKLREQVLDIGLKEVMTLMQCVFTSNTPLTDAFLKNQSSNTVRKIYRKLSDDKGDEAEPDKVITIDAIVRKQDMKILYVECGEDFVDLLFTFLAIPLESIWEISGNSITIGRIGNLFRSFKDLSDNEVLSASKCMIPYYYRCQKQLLKIRTPTPRVYLGHCYSKTLSYSQSFYLTTKRTTKRMTFVDPKSDCCGRSKDGKGFVKRGTKFIVSDDLIVTPKISSSTFSVLKKFQILTDDLEVQAITISNADALNLLGASLVTSSALSSAFGNLIVKKPKEENVSWNPVSKKPKVET; from the exons ATGGCTCAGAGTTCTACGGAACCAAAGTTTAGTTTGAGACTTATcattgatgaagagaaaaacaagGTTGTTTTGGCTGAGGCTG GAACAATCGTCAGATTGCTTGCAAAGCATCGAAAGTCTGATCCAGTTACTATTGGATGTCTTAGAAACCTTTATACAAGTGTTGTGGACATGGAACTTGATGATTTTGAGACTGATGCTTGTAAGCAGATGTTGCTTTATCCCAAGAACATTAGGGAGGCTCAATACAGAAACTTTAAGCTCAACATTGACACTAATGAAAGCTTAAAGTGTTTTGGTTGCCGATTTTTCTCAATCTGCAGAATGTGCAGTAATTTCAACACGTCCCTATGTAAATGCGGAAAGCTGATGAATGAGGAGATAAGTTTCTTAGAATATGAGGAAAATGATGTCGAAGGAGTATTTATGAGAGACAAGTCGTCATTTATCATAACCGATGACTTGAGACTCACGGATGATTCTACTAGTTCTCTCTTGCAAACACTCAAAGATCTTGGTTGTGCTGATGTTAGTAAGCTAAGAGAGCAGGTTCTTGATATCGGTCTCAAGGAGGTTATGACTTTGATGCAATGTGTTTTCACCTCAAATACACCTTTGACGGATGCTTTCTTGAAGAATCAAAGTTCAAACACGGTGAGGAAGATTTATAGAAAGCTGAGTGATGATAAAGGAGATGAAGCAGAACCAGACAAAGTTATAACTATTGATGCTATAGTAAGGAAACAGGACATGAAGATTTTGTACGTTGAGTGCGGTGAAGACTTTGTTGATcttcttttcacttttctcGCCATTCCGTTGGAGTCTATATGGGAAATCTCTGGTAACAGTATTACAATAGGTCGCATTGGGAACTTGTTCAGAAGCTTCAAAGACTTGAGTGATAATGAAGTGTTATCAGCATCCAAATGTATGATTCCGTATTATTATAGGTGCCAGAAACAGTTGCTCAAAATAAGAACTCCTACACCACGGGTTTACTTAGGACACTGTTATTCCAAGACACTGTCTtattctcaaagcttttatttgactacaaaacgTACTACAAAGCGCATGACTTTTGTGGATCCAAAATCTGATTGTTGTGGTCGGTCAAAAGATGGTAAGGGGTTTGTGAAGAGAGGGACAAAGTTTATTGTGTCAGATGATCTTATTGTAACACCTAAGATTTCTAGCTCAACATTTTCCGTGTTGAAGAAGTTTCAGATTCTCACAGATGATTTGGAGGTGCAAGCAATTACCATCAGCAATGCAGAT GCTTTGAATCTGTTGGGAGCTTCATTGGTGACATCCTCTGCTTTGAGCTCTGCTTTTGGGAATTTGATTGTGAAGAAACCGAAGGAAGAGAATGTTTCATGGAACCCGGtttcaaagaaaccaaaggtTGAGACTTGA